The segment TTATGCAAAccacattaaatattttattgaaaattaaatcacaCTCACCTTGTTACGGAGAATCAGGATACTCCTCGTTCTCACTATCCTCCTCCGTAAGCCAATGCATTCGATGAAGAACACATGTCATTTCTGAGATGAGCAACATCGCACGTCGCCATCTCAAGTGCCCAACTCGGCGACGACGATCGTTGAACCGCCGAAATTGCCGCGAAACAGCACGGTGCAAACCCACAAGGAGCTGACGACAAAGGGCCATCCTTTGTCGCCGTATAATAAGTCGCTCTGAAGAGTTTTGAACAAATGTGAGAACCAATTCCTCTAATAGTTCCGCAGTAGAAAATTCTCGTCGCCTCATCATTCTTCCATCGGTCTCAGGCcgcaaaacaattattaaattcgcAAACTCTATTGCAACTAAATCGGATGCTAAACGAGAACTGACGCACAGCAGCATTCGAGAGAATTATAAAACCCCTCCAAAGGACGAAGTGCAGAGCAAGtacatataaagaattatcttGAAACCCTACACTactgatataatataacacgTAGCATAAAACTTCCAGGTACACTATCTCGCGTGGAAATATTAATACGATCCCGATAAGGAACTGATCAGGCAAGGCCTCACttacaagggaacgttcacaagtgtctcccccccgatttgattctccttgaaatatgttgtaaaacatacaatttgaggagacacgtatttttttatacggcCCTATCTTaaatttaaggggtgaaacatccctttgaaaaaaaacggtttttttctttgtgtgtaactatcgccaaaaccgtaggagatataaaaaaatgtttcaaatagaagttgtagggcttgtaatgggctatataactgtgtagttggattttcaaaaaatgttattttttttaatttacccccgccccttgttattattttttcgaatttcaaaatttttgtaatgacaaaagttgtagcattttttacgctgaattcaaccatatatgattttattatgttccaaaatcgcatctttcaaaaatgagtcatcaagtatcacattatatgtgtcgcgctgcatgacgcatcgtttatatcgcacttgtgttgtgcaatagtcgcaaaataaatataaaaatgaaatacaatatgttatcacatatttgaggaaaaaaagtttactaaaattgttattaaagctatatatattaaatttagtcaCACCCGTTATAGATGTTACAATAATGATactctataaaaaaatgttttaaacataatgattTTCCGCACCAAGAACATTGTATTACAGCTATATCATTGCAATCTTCAATGTCACATGTGCTTGATGTTTGTTCAAAACTAAATTCTACtggatttttaaatgtttctggTCTTTCATTCGTATATCCACTTTTAAatcatgaatatttaaataaattttgatatcaagGAGATGATAACTGATTGTGTATTaaagattgcaattttataatattatttcgctgatgtaaatttatatcataattcaataatagaaCAGTATCCGAAAATCTTCTTGCAAAGTTTTTCCAGATTCTAAACCCGTAAACATCCAACGGCTGTATTTTTCCTGTAGTTCCTTTCGGTATTACCATAGTAGTAACTTGTTTTTCCATTGGTGTTAAATCAGTAACAATTGCTGGACATTGCCCGCTCCATGAATCCATAAGAAGAACACTATCGCGGCctacatttggaaaataagCTTCTTccaaccattttttaaaatgatctataaaatagaaagaaaagtgtgaataataattataattataataatatttttatataagattaaaatatattataagatataaaaagctaaaatttaTCTCATACCTGATGTCATTTTACCGGATTTCGAAGCAGTTACAATAACATTTGATGCtctgaataaattttcttgtactCTAGACCCAAAAGTACCACTATGTTCTTGTAATACGATAAACAAAGGTGACAGTAATTTTCCATCACAAGAAATTGTTGGTTGAATAGTGTACGAATGTGTAGTTGATGATACTGACTGCACCACACGGTCTATTGTCTTCATTCCTTGGTCAGATAGTGATCTTCCAGAGTggatttctaattaaaatccACTTtgatctatattatatacattttccaATCCAAATCGTTCAATGAGAGGTTTTACTACGGTTACAAAATTTTCGGCTTCTCTTTGTATATTATGAGAATCTTCTAAcgtttttcttgtaataaattttgttatttttctggACACAATTCGATGAGACTTTTTAAATCGTAATAGCCAACTAGGAGATGCTTGAAATACAGGATCTAAATCTCCTATTTCTCTTTGAGCTTCCAAGGCCcatctttttatatcaacatCATGAATTATTAGTCCTGTCTGCACagctacattaaatttatcatgagTAGCTTTGGAAATatgagataatttttcaagacgATTTCCACCGTGTTCTAACTGTTCTTCCCATCGCCTCAATTGACGTACAGATGAAATTCTTCTAAATGTGTGTTGTACTGACTTGAAAGGACGATTTTCTTTGTCCGACTGCCGCCAATATTCAACAGCTCGCCTTTTGTAAGAAACATCAAAATTGTCGTCATCATGGCATTGCCAATTGTGAGAATTTGAATTATCTTTATTCTATGCTTCctcattttcttcaataatttcaaaagtatGCAATTTATCAGGTTCTTCATAATCAAGCGATGTTTCTTCTGTCACTTCTAATCCGTTAAATTGATGAATATTCTCCAATATTAacttctgaatattttcttttaattctatttcggCTTTATTTACTGGCGTTTCCATAAGATACATAGTAGTTATTGATGTTAGTAAAAGTCTAGCAACGTTGAGTGGAttgataatcattttaattgataattcttttcccgaaaattaaatttaagaaaagaaaaacagttgCAGATACGATTTCACCAAGTTCGTTTCACAGACTATGAATGTAGGCCTCTTGTACGCATTTATAGCTTCCATTCacacttgtttattattaacttatgATTACATAATCTAATCTTTCGTGTAAAATCACGTCTCTCAAACGTgatgttttcaaattaataatatatttatactcgtttttcttaatttatgattaaataatattcacattttatatacacatgtatagctaacttgcatataacaacgcgctgcgcacgaaatgcagtgATTATCTATAAGAATGTAATATGGAAGGGATgttttagcaacaattttagtaaatttttcttcctcaaatatgtgataacatattgtatgtcatttttatattcattttgcgactattgcacaacacaagtgcgatataaacgatgcgtcatgcagcgcgacacatataatgtgatacttgatgactcatttttgaaagatgcgattttggaacataataaaatcatatatggttgaattcagcgtaaaaaatgctacaacttttgtcattacaaaaattttgaaattcgaaaaaataataacaaggggtaggggtaaattaaaaaaaataacattttttgaaaatccaactacacagttatatagcccattacaagccctacaacttctatttgaaacatttttttatatctcctacggttttggcgatagttacacacaaagaaaaaaaccgttttttttcaaaggggtgtttcaccccttaaatttgagatagggcagctataaaaaaatacgtgtctcctcaaattgtatgttttacaacatatttcaaagagaatcaaatcggggggggacacttgtgaacgttcccttgttagtagtgtcattttctgaactttgccagagattcttttcctgacttagtagtgtcgttttttgaacttggccggagacactaccgcgtctcctgatataaaatgtgaatattatttaatcataaattaagaaaaacgaatataaatatattattaatttgaaaacatcACGTTTGAGAGACGTGATTTTACACGAAAGATTAGATTATGTAATcataagttaataataaacaagtgtGAATGGAAGCTATAAATGCGTACAAAAGGCCTACGTTCATAGTCTGTGAAACGAACTTGGTGAAATCGTATCTGcaactgtttttcttttcttaaatttaattttcgggaaaagaattatcaattaaaatgattattaatccACTCAACGTTGCTAGACTTTTACTAACATTAATAACTACTATGTATCTTATGGAAACGCCAGTAAATAAAGccaaaatagaattaaaagaaaatattcagaagtTAATATTGGAGAATATTCATCAATTCAACGGATTAGAAGTGACAGAAGAAACATCACTTGATTATGAAGAACCTGATAAATTGCatacttttgaaattattgaagaaaatgagGAAGTATGGAATGaagataattcaaattttcacAATTGGCAATGCCATGATGACGACAATTTTGATGTTTCTTACAAAAGGCGAGCTGTTGAATATTGGCGGCAGTCGGACAAAGAAAATCGTTCTTTCAAGTCAGTACAACAcacatttaaaagaatttcatCTGTACGTCAATTGAGGCGATGGGAAGAACAGTTAGAGCACGGTGGAAATcgtcttgaaaaattatctcatATTTCCAAAGCTacttatgataaatttaatgtagctGTGCAGACAGGACTAATAGATTTTCGGATACTGttctattattgaattatgatataaatttacatcagcgaaataatattataaaattgcaatctttTAATACACAATCAGTTATCATTTTCtcgatatcaaaatttatttaaatattcatggtTTAAAAGTAGATATACGAATGAAAGAccagaaacatttaaaaatccaGTAGAATTTAGTTTTGAACAAACATCAAGCACATGTGACATTGAAGATTGCAATGATATAGCTGTAATACAATGTTCTTGGTGCGGAAaatcattatgtttaaaacatttttttatagagtATCATTATTGTAACATCTATAACGGGTGtgactaaatttaatatatatagctttaataacaattttagtaaacttttcttcctcaaatatgtgataacatattgtatgtcatttttatatttattttgcgactattgcacaacacaagtgcggtataaacgatgcgtcatgcagcgcgacacatataatgtgatactcgatgactcatttttgaaagatgcgattttggaacataataaaatcatatatggttgaattcagcgtaaaaaatgctacaacttttgtcattacaaaaattttgaaatttgaaaaaataacaagaggtgggggtaaattaaaaaaaaaataacattttctgaaaatccaactacacagttatatagcccattacaagccctacaacttctatttaaaacatttttttatatctcctacggttttggcgatagttacacacaaagaaaaaaaccgttttttttcaaaagggtgtttcaccccttaaatttgagatagggccgctgtaaaaaaatacgtgtctcctcaaattgtatgttttacaacatatttcaaggagaatcaaatcggggggggggacacttgtgaacgttcccttgttagtGATCGGGTCTTGATGAGTATATCCGATCGGAACCTGAGATGTTTGGTAACGCAATGCCCCTGTCGGAAACCGATCGAGCTGCCCTATTACAaccttacttttatttaatcagGATCCTTATCGGGTGATTATGaggattattaataattattacgccataaaatgtaatacaaataatttcaataaagtttatatattttcatttaacataatatttgatacatagcataatatatagtaatagcataaacatttataatattttataaatagaaaaaaaacacaacaaTTAAACAAAGTAAACAAaggattattaaattttattctgtcaTGTTGTGACGTTTTTGGCGCGCACCGTTCCAATCCttcacattattaaatatgactTGTACTGAGtcttgtatttcttttttagatgGTAGcacattatcttttttaaaagaatgcgagataatatctgaaatatgacaaaaatattaaaacagcattaaaacagtatttaaaacagtattgaaaaaaagaagcatGAAGAAAACATACCTTCGATACAACTATATAAggttgtatttttaaatacttttttttttggtactAATTTTACAATAGTAAAGCCTTTAGCTACCTCTtgacacaaaaatttttggattATTTCTCCAATATTTCGAGTCATCGACTTTTTGCAATCCACCGACCGAAGTAAatcaaatttctaaaaaataatagatcagattatattatatatgatatctttatgtttaataaatgaataaaactaTTAGAGTTTTAGTAATTAGTAAGCAAAATCTTAACAATATGATATCTTTTAAGTTTAATACTCACTATTTTTTGCcgaaatctttattattttttaatttctcctccaaattgttaaacatttcATACGTGGAACACGGCAACAAAAAACCATTATCTGTTTCAAGTTCTTCTGCTTCAAACAATAGTGCCGATGAACCagtgttcaaatatttttgaatttgatttatttcattttttttgttgaattaaCTGCTTTTGAATGatgtttatttttgcttttaagctgcgatatactttttttacgaGACTGAGGACACAGTCtacagtataaaaataaaataaatgacaattatattatttattaattgagattattaatattatttaagaaatatatttatttcacctTCATTTTCAATGTCCATATCAGTGACAGATGAAGACTTTGACGTCTGCTTTTTTGAAACTTGAGACGATTCGAGATTTGATGACGTATAACTTGCAGTAGAGATAGAAGGCTGATCACTCATCGTTGGATAAGAAATAGtttattcttcaaaaaaagctgtttatatagataaaattgagcaattattaaacaatCTTAAGCAatcattttgtgaaaaaaattgaatagaaaattgtaagaaatacaGAAAGGAAAGTCATACGTGTTATATTCTGTGGTTTTTGTAGCAAACTAGGTTCTTTGGTTAGAAcagtttttcgatttttttggattcaattttagtattttttccGCTGGACTGGCTATTTCTGATTCCGATTCGATTGAATCCTGTGAATCTTCTGATGAAGCTACGAAcagataaataatagaaaatagattttctaaatttggtaattataacaatgtcatagtttttatatattcctaaagcaataaatgtataagaCAGTATAATGTATAACAGACTTACgtgtaattttatgatataattttctttttttcttggttttttctttgtttctttttttgttttttttttttttgtttaaattttgggaagttaaatttaattcttttcttaaagatgtattttctttacgttttattttataacttttaatatccACAAGAGATTTTGATCGACCATCAACTTCACTTTCTTCAGTAAATGTATATTCTTGCTTTTTTAGTCATTCAAGACGGGTTCCAGTTTCCAAATACGTTTCTgtgacaataattataattttaatatttgcatactggaaatatttaattaagttgTAAATTGCATTACTTGCTCTGCCTCGTGTTTCCACGCGAAATGTTGGCCATGTATCAATTGGAGGTTCgcctgttttaattaaattttgcaatttcattCTTTTGACGGCCGTGGAGGAGGCCacataaatttgcaaacaaGAGAATTTCGCGCCTCGTCCCAAGAAATTCACGATGATGGCACAATATCAATACTCAATATTGATGATTTGCTATCCACACAAGAAAACgactaatttatataaatattccatctggaaataaataatgatagtgttcgcataaaatattcactaattaaattttgcagaatattctaaatttaatatgataaaataatagaaagaatTTTACTAACCTTACGAcgttgttataatatattgtgttGCACTTGTGTGGGTTATTCTCAGGCTTGTAATAATTGTAGACCGTTGTAGGATATAAGACTATGTATTTTCTCGGTGACGGTAAGATACAGAGTAATCCGTGCGTTAACGAACACGTGTGCTGCTCCCGACGGTGCTACATGACGCGCCGTCTAGTAGCGTTAATgatatagcgttttcgattatacaggatttgaacgacccagggttggttaatgacgtcattgcaacctctccaccaatgaaagacttgcatttatagtaaaatagtgattgatcaaccctgggtcgttcaaatcctgtataatcgaaaacgctaatagCTGCGGCTTctcaattacatatatatattagactaATCCGCGCGCATTACGAATCTCCACaacacattattattatttatacacttAACCCAAGTAAAAGtcaattcaataaatataataatatcgtaataatttaCCACTTTCTTCAAACTCAATATATGTCATTCATTAATAAAGTCGAGCTCCTTTCTCATTGCATAGCAACGTTGCAAACAAACAAAATGACATTTTCTGTTTTGCAAATATTGGATTATCAATTATGCAATATCGATTAATGCGATTACGtgaatttacttttttttaggtatataatataaatacattttttatcacatatatcttttctttaatttcacTATTAATATCCAAGATCACCACTTTAGCACGAATACAATTTAGTTCACATGTTAAAAGCTagattgtttcttttttttgtcacCGCTTACATTTTCAGAGTATTTGAATTGTAGGGATGAGTAAAcattcaatgttttttttttaaaacattttttgttatgtgTGAGTACGCTTGTATTTTGCAAAGAGAATTcgtgtttataatataaataggaCTATAAGGTTCGCATAAATACGTATTGTGtatattgatacatttatctaaattttccTTTGTCATGGTCATAtatgtctgtctgtctgtacTTATCGTGATTATATGTTGATTTACTTCAGTGAAAACAAAAGTATTGTTATGTACTGGTAAAGGAatcacttttattattttatatttggagAATGTTATTAAAGGGAAACGTagtatgatataaatatttgtattatcatAGTACGCGCTTgcggtaattaattttctgataatgTTCCATTCTTCTATTTTAAGTCCAAAGGGAAATTGTGTTCCTTGTGGCAAATGAGGTGTTGcttcttttaattcaaaaattattttttctactggtgttattttttgatttaatattccgttttgtatatgtattaaaaagtcAATAATATCTTGAACATCTTGTTGGAGATCAgctaaaattgtatttattattaggaAGTGTTTCGTTGTGTCTTctcgtttaattttatctgcgatttgattgtaaatatattttgtagcgtTCTTTAATAATTCGTGATTGTGTTCTAATGTATCTTCTAGtttatttatgtgtgtaagcgttgcgtttaatatttttatttgtgttttcACGGCGTGTTGTGTTATCTGCTCGTTATTCTTTATCAAAAGTAATTGTTCGTTAATGTATTTTTCGTCATCTGCGTCCATGGTTCCAAATAGAATTTTTGCGATACTTCCTATGCCATCAATTAATTCGCGTCGTTTGTCGGAAGGTTTTttatggctggtttatgcttcggtcttaatcttaatcttagtcttaatcttaacttaatcttatggctggtttatgcttcggtcttaatcttaatcttagtcttagtcttaacttaatcttaaggactcgtttatgcttccctggaaattcggactacgcatgtgcaaatgtaacaaaacctaaccattaatttatttttataatttggatt is part of the Linepithema humile isolate Giens D197 chromosome 3, Lhum_UNIL_v1.0, whole genome shotgun sequence genome and harbors:
- the LOC105669351 gene encoding LOW QUALITY PROTEIN: uncharacterized protein (The sequence of the model RefSeq protein was modified relative to this genomic sequence to represent the inferred CDS: substituted 2 bases at 2 genomic stop codons) — translated: MKTIDRVVQSVSSTTHSYTIQPTISCDGKLLSPLFIVLQEHSGTFGSRVQENLFRASNVIVTASKSGKMTSDHFKKWLEEAYFPNVGRDSVLLMDSWSGQCPAIVTDLTPMEKQVTTMVIPKGTTGKIQPLDVYGFRIWKNFARRFSDTVLLLNYDINLHQRNNIIKLQSLIHNQLSSPXYQNLFKYSXFKSGYTNERPETFKNPVEFSFEQTSSTCDIEDCNDIAVIQCSWCGKSLCLKHFFIEYHYCNIYNGCD